The stretch of DNA AACAAGGCGTACTACTCAGCCAGCATGTGACTCAATCGTTGGAGCGCATTTGTGCCGGGGCGCAAAGCACCTTAAGCCACCTGAACGAAGTGGCTGATGCCACCCGGGAGCAAGGAATGGCCAGCAATAATATTGCCTCGCGCGTGGAGGATATTTCTCAAATGGTCGAGGAAACCAGCACCTCGATTGGGCATAGTGCCGAAAATGCGGCACAAGTGGATCATATTGCGCGCGGCTTAACGCAGCAGCTGAATCGATTTAAAACCTAAACCGATATTATGATGGGTATATCAACAAAAGCCAATCTAATAATTGCTTACAAGGATATACCCACCAATAAAATTAGCCACCCCTGCTCCCCTCGGCCAACACCCACGATACGCTACAGCAGCACCAGCGCAATAAATACCCTGTGCTGCGCGCAACTAATTCTCGGCATGGTAGGACTTTCTCGCATTGCTGCTTACAAATAAAGCAAAGAGAATGACTGTTTTTACGCATGGCAGAAGGTGAAAGATGCATTACCGCACTCTATTTTCGACCCTGGCTTTGGCTTTGGGCTTGTCTGTGGCGCCAGCACACGCTGAGCGAGTTTACAGCGTAGGCACCGACGCAACTTTTGCGCCGTTTGAATCACTGAATAACAACAAAGAAGTCGTGGGTTTTGACGCCGACTTAATCAAAGCGATTGCGCAGAAGTCGGGTTTGAAAATCAAGCTGGTTAACACCCCATGGGAAGGCCTGTTTGCGGGGCTCAACACGGGCGATCGCGATATTGTGATTGCCGCAGTCACCATCACGCCAGAGCGTAAAGCCAGCATGGATTTTTCTGAGCCTTACTTTGAAGCCAAGCAACTGATTATCGTACGCGATGGCAGCAAAGTGGCCAAACTAGCTGACCTGAAAGGCAAAAAAGTCGGCGTACAAACCGGCACTACCGGCGACACCGTGGCACAAAAAGCCTTTGGTAAAACCAGCCCCGATATTCGCCGCTATGAAAATATCGTATTGGCGCTGACCGAGTTGCGCGCGGGTGGTATCGAAGCCGTAGTGGCCGATAATGGTGTGGTCAATAATTACCTGACCAATAATAAAAACACCCAACTTAAAACCATCGACGACACCAGCTTTGCCAAAGAGTATTACGGCATTGCTGTGAAAAAAGGCAATAAAGCGGTACTTGATCAGCTTAATAAAGGTCTAGCTGCCACCAAAGCCGACGGCACCTATCAGAAAATCTACCAGCAATACTTCGGTCGCTAACTGAGCGATCTGTGGGCTAGCCATTCGCCCAGCCTGCACTAAATAGCGATGGCGCTCTGCATCAGCAGCAGCGCCATCGCAACATTTATCTGAGCACACTCAGTCGACTAGATTCAGCCGAATCGGCACTTCCACCTCTGATTCAACCGCCACCGAGCCGCTGCGCGCGGGCTCAAAACGCCATTGGTTTTTGACCGTTTTTTGCGCCACCCGATCATAAATGGCGCAACCGCTCTCTTTGGCCACCGTCACTTGCAAAGGTTTGCCGCTGGCGCTAACCAGCACGCGCAGCACCACGCGACCTGATTGACAGCGCTCTCGCGCCAAAAACGGAATTTCTGGCGTCGGGTTATTTAAGTAGGCAGCACTAAATTGCGCCACTTGCGTAATCGCCCCACTACTTTCG from Chitinibacter fontanus encodes:
- a CDS encoding basic amino acid ABC transporter substrate-binding protein encodes the protein MHYRTLFSTLALALGLSVAPAHAERVYSVGTDATFAPFESLNNNKEVVGFDADLIKAIAQKSGLKIKLVNTPWEGLFAGLNTGDRDIVIAAVTITPERKASMDFSEPYFEAKQLIIVRDGSKVAKLADLKGKKVGVQTGTTGDTVAQKAFGKTSPDIRRYENIVLALTELRAGGIEAVVADNGVVNNYLTNNKNTQLKTIDDTSFAKEYYGIAVKKGNKAVLDQLNKGLAATKADGTYQKIYQQYFGR